GGCCGTGGCTACCTCCGCCACCAAGCGGTCAAAGAGGGGGGAAGGGGCCCGGTAAAGGAAGGCCAAAGGGCGGGTTTTGTGGTACTCGGGCCGCATGGCTTCACCCCAAGGGCCTCAGGTCCGCGTACTTGAGGGAAAGCCGCTTCAGGCCCACCCCCTCAAAGTGCACGGTCACCTCATCCCCCATGGCCGCCACCACCGTGCCCGGGCCGAAGCGGGGGTGGACCACCCTTTCCCCGCCCTTAAAGGCCCCGGGCTTGGGCCGGTGGAGGGGGGGCGTCCTGGAGGGGGTACGGTAGGGGTCGTACTCCTCATATAGCCCCCCAGCCACCTCCTCCAGGAAGCGGCTTGGCCGGCTGGGCTCCAGGCGACCGTAGACCTCCCTTTCCTCGGCATAGGAGAGGTAAAGCCTCTCCTGGGCCCGGGTCACCCCCACGTAGAAGAGGCGGCGCTCCTCCTCGAGGCCCTCCAGGGTGTTCAAGGACGAGCGGTGGGGCAAAAGCCCCTCCTCCACCCCCACCACGAAGACCACGGGGAACTCCAGGCCCTTGGCGTTGTGCAGGGTCATGAGGGCCACCTTACCCCCAGGCTCCCCAGGCTCCTCGGCCCGGGCGGTAAGGGCCACCCTGTCCAGAAACTCCATGAGCCCCTCCGCCTCCTTGGCGGCCCTTAAGAGCTCCTCCACGTTCTCCAGCCGGTCCTCGTAATCCTCGGGGTAGGCCTCCTTCAGGTAGGCGGGGTAGTCGGTGGCCTCGAGGAGGTGGCGGAAAAACCCTTCCGCAGGGCCAAAGGCCAGCTCCTGAAGCTCCTCCATAAGGGCCAGGAAGTGGCGCAGGGGAAGGGGGCGGGATAGGCTCTCCGCCGCCACCTTGAGGGCCTCAAAGAGGGGAAGCCCCTTTTCCTTGGCCAGGGCCTCCACCTTCTCCACCGTGGCCGGGCCGATGCCCCTCGGGGGGGTGTTGAGGACCCGCTTCAGGCTCACCCCGTCCAGGGGGTTTAGGCTGAGCCGGGCGTAGGCCAAAAGGTCCTTCACCTCCGCCCGCTCAAAGAACCCCACCCCGCCCACCACCCGCGCCGGGATCCCCCGGGAGGCCAGGGCCTGCTCCAGGAGGCGGCTTTGGGCGTTGGTGCGGTAAAGCACCGCCACCCGGTCAAAGGGGGGCCCCAGGCGCAAGACCTCCTCGGCCACGAAGCGGGCCTCGTCCCGGGCGTCCTTAGCCCTATAGAGGCGCACGGGCTCCCCCCCCGGCTTCACGGGCCTTAGGGTCTTTTCCAGGCGGAGGGCGTTATGGACGATGAGGGCGTTGGCAAAGCGCAGGATAGCCTCGGTGGAGCGGTAGTTCACCTCGAGGCGAAAGACCTTGGCCCCGGGAAAGTCCCGGGTGAAGTCCAGGATGTTCCTGATGTCGGCGGCGCGGAAGGAGTAGATCCCCTGGTCCGGGTCCCCCACGGCCATGAGGTTGGCCTCCTCCCCCGCCAAAAGCTTGGTGAAGCGGTACTGCACGGGGTTGGTGTCCTGGTACTCGTCCACGTGGATGAACCGGGCCCGCTTCCTCACCCGCTTCAAGACCTCCCGGTCCTCCTCCAGAAGGCGCAGGGCATAGAGGAGGATGTCCCCGAAGTCCAAGGCCCCCTGGGCCTTGAGGGCCTCCTCGTAGCGCTTCAGCACATCCAAAAGCCTTCCCCGGCTAAGCCCCGCGTAGTAGTCGGGAAGCTCCGAAAGGAGGGACTCGGGGGCCTCCCCCCGGTTCTTGGCCCGGTCCAGAAGGCCCTTGATGGGCCCGGGGCGTGCGGCAAGCCCCAGCTCCTTCAGCACCTCCTTGAGGAGGGCGGTCTGGTCGTCCTCGTCGTAGACCACAAACCCCGGCCTAAGCCCCACCCGTTCCCCATAGACCCTAAGGATGCGCAAAGCGGCGGAGTGAAAGGTGGAAACCCAAAGCTCTCCCGCTCCTTTCACCATGCGCCTGAGTCGCTCCTTCATCTCCTCGGCGGCCTTGTTGGTGAAGGTGACCGCCAGGATCTCCGAGGGGTATACCCCCCGCTTGGCCATGAGGTAGGCCACCCGGTGGACCACGGTGCGGGTCTTGCCGCTTCCCGCCCCCGCCACCACCAAAGCCGGCCCCTCAAAGTGCACCACCGCCTGGCGTTGGGCCTCGTTCAGGGAGGAGAGGAGCGCCTCTTCCGAGGGCTGGGTCAAAGGGGCGTCCACGGGCCGAGTCTACCACGGGGTAGACTCTAAGGCATGGAGCTCTACCCCACGCAGGATGGGTTTTTGGGAGAGATCGCTAAGGGCTTCACCTTCGCCCAGGTGTCCAGGCTGGCCGCTGGGTTTGGGGAACGGGCCAGGGCGGAGGGGATAGACCAGGTGGTGGTGGCCCACGACACCCGTTTCCTGGCCAAGGAGATGGCGGAGGAAGCGGCAGGGGTGCTGGCGGGTCTCGGCCTTAAGGCCTTCCTCCTCAAAGGCCCCGTCCCCCTTCCCCTCTTTGCCTTCACCCTAGGGGAGCTGGAAGCGGCCGGGTTTTACCTCAGCGCAAGCCGCAAGCCCGCCCGTTACCAGGGGGTGAAGCTCCGCCTCGGGCCGGGGAAACCCCTCTCTGGCCAGGAGGTCCCCCTCCCGGAAAAGGTCCCTGAGGCCCGGGGGAACTTCCAGCTCCTGGACCGGAAAAGGGCCTACCTGGAGCACCTGGCAGGGAACGCCGGCCAGGGGGCCACGGGGAAAAAGGGTGTGGTCTACCTGGACACCCTAGGGGGTGCCGGGGGTGGGCTTTTGCCGGGGGTCTTTGGGCTTTTGGGCCTCGAGGCGGAGCTTAGGGAACTCCATCCCCTCCCCCACCCCCTCTTCTACGGGGTGGACCCCGACCCCAAGCCGGAAAACCTCCCCACCCTTCTCGCCCTCATGAGGGCCGTGGAACCCCCGGCGGTGGGCTTGGCCCTGGATGGGGATGCGGACCGCCTGGCTGCCCTTCTTCCCGGGGGGGAGGTTCTCCCTCCAGCGGAGGTCCTGAAGGCTCTCGAGGAGGCCCTGGAAGGGAAAGAGGTCCGGGGAGATGGCCAAGGTAGCTACCTCTTCCCCTGGCACCTCCCTGAACCCGATCCCTTCTTGGCCGCCTTGCTCCTCCTGGGGAAGCTTCTATGAAAGAGCTTCTCCCTGGGCTTTACCAGATCCCCGTGCCCATCCCCTACCCCCTAAAGGCGGTGAACCTCTACCTCCTTAAGGGCAACGGGGAAGTAGCCCTTCTGGACACCGCCTTGGGCACCAAGACCGCCCGGGGCACCCTGGAGCTCAGCCTGGCGGAGCTGGGCCTGTGTTTTCCCGATGTCAAGACCGTCCTCCTCACCCACCACCACCCAGACCACTACGGGCTGGCGGGCTTTTTTGAGGGGCTTGGGGCCCGGGTCTTTTTGCATGAGGAGGAGCTAGGCCGGGGCCACCTCTTCTGGCTCCAGCCCGAGGCCCTTGAGGAGAAGAGCTTTCGGCTTTTCCTGGACCACGGCACCCCGGAGGAGGCCCTTTGGGGCATCCGGGAGGCCATGGCCAAGACCCGCAAGCGGGTCCACCCTCCGCAAAACCCCCTGTCCCTGAGGGATGGGGACCTGCTGGAGGTGGCCGGCAAGAGGCTTAGGGTGGTCTGGACCCCCGGCCATGCGGACGGGCACGTGGCCTTCTTCCTGGAGGAAGAAGGGGTCTTGCTGGCGGGGGATGCCCTTTTGGAGCGGGTTTCCCCCAACGTGGGCCTATGGGCCTACACCCGGGAGAATCCCCTGAAGGACTTTTTGACGTCCCTAAAACGCCTGATGGAGCTTCCCGCCCAGGTGGCCTATGCGGGGCACTTTGGCCCCATCCCCCAGGTGAGGAAGCGGGCCCAAGAACTCTTCGCCCACCACCAGGAGCGCCTGGAAATCCTGCTCGCCCACCTGCAAGCCCCCATGACCGCCTGGGAACTCTCCTTGAGGCTTTTCCCCCAGGAGCTGGACGCCCCTGGCCGGCGCTTCGCCTTCGCCGAAACCCTGGCCCACCTGGAGTACCTGCGCCTCGAGGGGCAGGTAACGCGGGAAGGCCCCACCTACCGGTACTTCCGGGCCTAAACCCCTTGCCCCCAGGGTCCTAGGAGGGTAAACTTTGACCCGGTTCAAGGAGGTACCATGCATCCTTGGTACGTTCACTACGATCCCGGGGTCCCCAAAGAGGCCCCCAGGCCCTGGCTGCTCACCGAACTCCTGCGGGAAAACGCCCGCCGCTACCCCCAGAAGGTGGCCCTGGAGTTCCTGGGGCGAAGTCTTAGCTACCAAGGCCTTTGGCAAGAGGTGGAGGCCTTCGCCAAAGGCCTGCAGGAGGCGGGCCTGAAACCCGGGGACCGGGTGGCCATCATGCTCCCCAACTCCCCCCAGTTCGTCATCGCCTTCTACGGCACCCTTTTGGCCGGGGGCGTGGCGGTGAACACCAACCCCATGTACACCCCACGGGAGCTACGGCACCAGCTCCTGGACTCGGGGGCCAAGGCCCTGGTGATCCTGGACCTCCTCCTCCCCCGCTATCAGGAGGTGAAGGCGGAGGCCCCGGTGGGGATTCTGGTGCGCACAGGCATCCAGGACTACCTGCCCTTCCCCAAGAACCTCCTCTACCCCCTTGCCCTGAAGCGGAAGGGTCAGGCTCCCAAGGACCTGGAAGGCATCCCCTGGCGGGCCTTCCTCAAGCCGGGCCAGCCCCAGCCTATACCCCTAGACTTGGACGACCTCGCCCTCTTGCAGTACACCGGGGGCACCACCGGGGTAGCCAAGGGGGCCATGCTCACCCACCGAAACCTCTCCAGCAACGCCCTTCAGGTCCGTTCCTGGATCCCCGATTTCCAGGAGGGAAAGGAGGTGGTGCTGGGCGCCATCCCCTTCTTCCACGTCTACGGCATGACCGTGGCCATGAACCTGGCCCTTTTGGGTGCGGCCAAGCTGGTCCTTCTGCCTCGGCCTGAGATCAAGCCCATGGTGGAGGCCATAGAGAAGCACCGGGTCACCCTTTTCCCCGGGGTGCCCACCCTCTACGTGGCCTTCAACAACTTCCCGGGGATTGAAGGGCGGAACCTGAAAAGCGTGCGGGCCTGCATCTCGGGCTCGGCCCCCCTGCCGGTGGAGGTGGCCGAGCGCTTTGAAAGGCTCACCGGGGCCAAGCTGGTGGAAGGCTACGGCCTCACCGAGGCCAGCCCGGTAACCCACTGCAACCCCCTCCACGGCCCCCGCAAGCTGGGAAGCGTGGGCCTACCCTTCCCCGGGGTGGAGGCCAAGGTGGTGGACGAGGAGGGCCAGGAGGTCCCCCTGGGGGAGGTGGGGGAGCTCATCGTCAAAGGCCCCAACGTCATGAAAGGCTACTGGAACCGCCCCGAGGAAACCCAAAAGGCCCTCA
This portion of the Thermus caldifontis genome encodes:
- a CDS encoding ATP-dependent helicase, with the translated sequence MDAPLTQPSEEALLSSLNEAQRQAVVHFEGPALVVAGAGSGKTRTVVHRVAYLMAKRGVYPSEILAVTFTNKAAEEMKERLRRMVKGAGELWVSTFHSAALRILRVYGERVGLRPGFVVYDEDDQTALLKEVLKELGLAARPGPIKGLLDRAKNRGEAPESLLSELPDYYAGLSRGRLLDVLKRYEEALKAQGALDFGDILLYALRLLEEDREVLKRVRKRARFIHVDEYQDTNPVQYRFTKLLAGEEANLMAVGDPDQGIYSFRAADIRNILDFTRDFPGAKVFRLEVNYRSTEAILRFANALIVHNALRLEKTLRPVKPGGEPVRLYRAKDARDEARFVAEEVLRLGPPFDRVAVLYRTNAQSRLLEQALASRGIPARVVGGVGFFERAEVKDLLAYARLSLNPLDGVSLKRVLNTPPRGIGPATVEKVEALAKEKGLPLFEALKVAAESLSRPLPLRHFLALMEELQELAFGPAEGFFRHLLEATDYPAYLKEAYPEDYEDRLENVEELLRAAKEAEGLMEFLDRVALTARAEEPGEPGGKVALMTLHNAKGLEFPVVFVVGVEEGLLPHRSSLNTLEGLEEERRLFYVGVTRAQERLYLSYAEEREVYGRLEPSRPSRFLEEVAGGLYEEYDPYRTPSRTPPLHRPKPGAFKGGERVVHPRFGPGTVVAAMGDEVTVHFEGVGLKRLSLKYADLRPLG
- a CDS encoding phosphoglucomutase, whose translation is MELYPTQDGFLGEIAKGFTFAQVSRLAAGFGERARAEGIDQVVVAHDTRFLAKEMAEEAAGVLAGLGLKAFLLKGPVPLPLFAFTLGELEAAGFYLSASRKPARYQGVKLRLGPGKPLSGQEVPLPEKVPEARGNFQLLDRKRAYLEHLAGNAGQGATGKKGVVYLDTLGGAGGGLLPGVFGLLGLEAELRELHPLPHPLFYGVDPDPKPENLPTLLALMRAVEPPAVGLALDGDADRLAALLPGGEVLPPAEVLKALEEALEGKEVRGDGQGSYLFPWHLPEPDPFLAALLLLGKLL
- a CDS encoding MBL fold metallo-hydrolase; translation: MKELLPGLYQIPVPIPYPLKAVNLYLLKGNGEVALLDTALGTKTARGTLELSLAELGLCFPDVKTVLLTHHHPDHYGLAGFFEGLGARVFLHEEELGRGHLFWLQPEALEEKSFRLFLDHGTPEEALWGIREAMAKTRKRVHPPQNPLSLRDGDLLEVAGKRLRVVWTPGHADGHVAFFLEEEGVLLAGDALLERVSPNVGLWAYTRENPLKDFLTSLKRLMELPAQVAYAGHFGPIPQVRKRAQELFAHHQERLEILLAHLQAPMTAWELSLRLFPQELDAPGRRFAFAETLAHLEYLRLEGQVTREGPTYRYFRA
- a CDS encoding long-chain-fatty-acid--CoA ligase, with the protein product MHPWYVHYDPGVPKEAPRPWLLTELLRENARRYPQKVALEFLGRSLSYQGLWQEVEAFAKGLQEAGLKPGDRVAIMLPNSPQFVIAFYGTLLAGGVAVNTNPMYTPRELRHQLLDSGAKALVILDLLLPRYQEVKAEAPVGILVRTGIQDYLPFPKNLLYPLALKRKGQAPKDLEGIPWRAFLKPGQPQPIPLDLDDLALLQYTGGTTGVAKGAMLTHRNLSSNALQVRSWIPDFQEGKEVVLGAIPFFHVYGMTVAMNLALLGAAKLVLLPRPEIKPMVEAIEKHRVTLFPGVPTLYVAFNNFPGIEGRNLKSVRACISGSAPLPVEVAERFERLTGAKLVEGYGLTEASPVTHCNPLHGPRKLGSVGLPFPGVEAKVVDEEGQEVPLGEVGELIVKGPNVMKGYWNRPEETQKALKDGWLFTGDMARMDQDGYFYIVDRKKDMIIAGGYNIYPREVEEVLYQHEAVQEAAVVGVPDPYRGETVAAFLVLKEEYRGKVTEKDIEAFCRQNLAAYKVPRIIQFRDSLPKTSVGKILKRQLTKEAARR